A genomic region of Sideroxydans sp. CL21 contains the following coding sequences:
- a CDS encoding peroxiredoxin, whose product MKNYLAIGLFALSVSLPAYAALSTGAIAPNFVTQASLGGKVFTYSLGDALKKGPVVLYFYPAAFTKGCTIEAHDFADAIEKYKALGATVIGVSHDDIEKLNKFSVSECREKFPVAADPDQSIMKSYDAILAAKPEYANRVSYVISPAGNVIFSYADMNPDKHVEYTLEAVRKWNAEHKPN is encoded by the coding sequence ATGAAAAACTATCTTGCCATTGGGCTTTTCGCACTATCAGTTTCACTGCCTGCCTATGCAGCACTCAGCACCGGTGCAATAGCGCCGAATTTTGTTACCCAGGCATCACTGGGCGGCAAAGTATTCACATACTCCCTCGGCGATGCACTGAAGAAGGGGCCTGTGGTGCTGTATTTCTATCCGGCCGCGTTCACAAAGGGCTGTACGATCGAAGCACATGACTTTGCCGATGCCATCGAAAAATACAAGGCTCTCGGTGCGACAGTGATAGGTGTTTCGCATGACGATATCGAGAAGTTGAACAAGTTCTCAGTGAGCGAATGCCGGGAAAAATTCCCGGTGGCGGCCGATCCGGACCAGAGCATCATGAAATCCTACGATGCGATACTCGCGGCAAAACCGGAATATGCCAACCGGGTTTCCTACGTCATCTCCCCCGCCGGCAATGTCATATTTTCATACGCCGACATGAACCCGGACAAACATGTCGAATACACGCTTGAAGCCGTGCGGAAATGGAATGCGGAACACAAGCCGAATTGA
- a CDS encoding ATP-binding cassette domain-containing protein yields the protein MPYITLDKASLAFGHVALLDHVEFQLDEGERVGLIGRNGGGKSSLLKVLAGQAHLDDGTLWRQPSARICFVSQEPVLDANATVFDEVARGLGELHQLITDYHHLSHQLAEPDADYDKLLEEMQPLQTKLEAQNGWAVQARIETAIQRLELDPEALVGSLSGGVRKRVALAQALVAEPEVLILDEPTNHLDFASIEWLEGLLTGFRGSVLLVTHDRRFLDNVATRIVELDRGKLSSFPGNFAAYQKIKERMLADEAVVNAKFDKVLAQEEVWIRQGVKARRTRNEGRVLRLESLRLERAARREKLGKVEMNLDVGDRSGKLVAELSHVSKSFGTRKVIDDFSCRIQRGDKIGLLGPNGAGKSTLLKIILGEMEPDSGEVKLGTKLSVAYFDQLRAQLDDNATLADTISQGSDFIEIGGAKKHVISYLGDFLFAPERARSPVKSCSGGERNRLLLARLFTRPSNVLVLDEPTNDLDIETLELLEELLMQYDGTLFIVSHDRTFLDNVVTQVIAFEGDGKLMEYVGGYEDWVRVKKFESAQKSSAASPQKSAAKAVAEKPKTSAKLSFKEQRELDEMPQRIEVLEREQEEITAALGAGALFRDNPSHAKQLQQRATEIENELLQLMARWEALENK from the coding sequence ATGCCGTATATCACGCTGGATAAAGCCTCGCTGGCCTTTGGTCACGTAGCACTGTTGGACCATGTGGAATTTCAACTCGACGAAGGGGAACGCGTCGGGCTGATCGGGCGCAACGGCGGGGGCAAATCCAGCCTGCTCAAGGTGCTCGCCGGACAGGCGCATCTCGACGACGGGACACTGTGGCGCCAGCCCTCCGCGCGTATCTGTTTTGTCAGCCAGGAGCCGGTGCTGGATGCCAATGCCACGGTATTCGACGAAGTGGCGCGCGGCCTCGGCGAGTTGCATCAGCTCATCACGGATTACCACCATCTGTCGCACCAATTGGCCGAACCCGATGCCGATTACGACAAACTGCTGGAAGAGATGCAACCGCTGCAGACCAAACTGGAAGCGCAGAACGGGTGGGCGGTACAGGCGCGCATCGAGACCGCTATCCAGCGACTCGAACTCGATCCTGAAGCGCTGGTGGGTTCCTTATCCGGCGGTGTGCGCAAGCGCGTGGCCTTGGCGCAGGCGCTGGTGGCTGAACCGGAAGTGTTGATCCTGGACGAGCCGACCAACCATTTGGATTTTGCCTCCATCGAATGGCTGGAGGGGCTGCTGACGGGCTTCCGCGGCAGCGTGCTGCTGGTCACGCACGACAGGCGTTTCCTGGATAACGTCGCCACGCGCATCGTCGAGCTCGATCGCGGCAAGCTGTCGAGTTTTCCCGGCAACTTCGCGGCGTACCAGAAGATCAAGGAGCGCATGCTGGCGGACGAGGCGGTGGTGAATGCCAAGTTTGACAAGGTGTTGGCGCAGGAAGAGGTATGGATACGTCAGGGCGTCAAGGCGCGGCGTACGCGCAACGAGGGGCGTGTGCTGCGGCTGGAATCGTTGCGGCTGGAGCGTGCGGCGCGGCGTGAAAAGCTCGGCAAGGTGGAGATGAATCTGGACGTCGGCGACCGCTCCGGCAAGCTGGTGGCGGAACTGTCGCATGTCAGCAAGTCATTCGGCACGCGCAAGGTCATAGACGACTTCTCCTGCCGCATCCAGCGCGGCGACAAGATCGGTTTGCTCGGCCCCAACGGTGCGGGCAAGAGCACGCTGCTCAAGATCATTCTGGGCGAGATGGAGCCGGACAGCGGCGAGGTGAAACTGGGCACCAAACTAAGCGTGGCCTACTTCGACCAGTTGCGCGCGCAGCTCGACGACAACGCCACGCTGGCAGACACCATCAGCCAGGGCTCGGATTTCATCGAGATCGGCGGTGCGAAGAAACATGTGATCAGCTATCTCGGCGACTTTTTGTTTGCACCGGAACGCGCGCGTTCGCCGGTAAAGAGCTGCTCCGGCGGCGAACGCAACCGCCTGTTGCTGGCGCGCCTGTTTACGCGGCCTTCCAACGTGCTGGTGCTGGACGAACCGACCAACGACCTCGATATCGAAACGCTGGAATTGCTGGAAGAATTACTGATGCAATATGACGGTACGTTGTTCATCGTCAGTCACGACCGTACTTTCCTCGATAATGTGGTGACGCAAGTGATTGCCTTCGAGGGCGACGGCAAGCTGATGGAATACGTCGGCGGTTACGAGGACTGGGTGCGCGTGAAGAAATTCGAATCTGCTCAAAAGTCATCAGCCGCGTCGCCACAGAAGTCGGCGGCCAAGGCCGTTGCGGAGAAGCCGAAGACTTCGGCCAAGCTCAGTTTCAAGGAGCAGCGGGAACTGGACGAGATGCCGCAGCGCATTGAAGTGCTGGAACGCGAGCAGGAGGAGATCACTGCAGCCTTGGGGGCGGGTGCGCTTTTTCGCGACAATCCGTCGCATGCCAAACAACTTCAGCAGCGTGCAACAGAGATCGAAAACGAGTTATTGCAGCTGATGGCGCGCTGGGAGGCGCTGGAGAACAAATAG
- a CDS encoding peroxiredoxin, with product MKWLILLGLLASLSLLVSQMARAGELPKVGEGAPDFDLPDQNGVRHNLEEFAGKWLVLYFYPKDDTPGCTQEACAFRDDLHKLAALGAQVVGISVDASDSHAEFAKKYHLPFPLLADKSAEVAARYGALMNLWLFKFAKRYTFLIDPKGKVVKVYTKVETSRHSTEIIEDLQQLAAKEK from the coding sequence ATGAAATGGCTGATTCTGCTCGGTTTGCTTGCTTCATTATCTTTACTGGTGAGCCAGATGGCGCGCGCGGGTGAGTTGCCCAAGGTGGGCGAGGGTGCGCCGGACTTCGATTTGCCCGACCAGAACGGGGTGCGGCATAACCTCGAGGAATTCGCGGGTAAATGGCTGGTGCTGTATTTCTACCCCAAGGACGATACGCCGGGTTGCACGCAGGAGGCTTGCGCTTTTCGCGATGACTTGCACAAGCTGGCGGCGTTGGGTGCGCAGGTGGTGGGTATCAGTGTGGACGCCAGCGACAGCCATGCCGAATTTGCCAAAAAATATCACCTGCCGTTCCCTTTGCTGGCGGACAAGTCCGCCGAGGTGGCGGCGCGCTACGGTGCGTTGATGAATCTGTGGCTGTTCAAGTTCGCCAAACGCTACACTTTTCTGATCGACCCTAAAGGCAAAGTCGTCAAAGTGTACACAAAGGTCGAGACTTCCAGACACTCGACCGAAATCATCGAAGATTTACAGCAGCTGGCTGCGAAAGAAAAGTAA
- a CDS encoding haloacid dehalogenase type II — MQLDRREFLNLAAAGAAAGFLASIPLAHASAKQKIKAIAFDAFPIFDPRSVFALAEQLFPGSGAELSNAWRTRQFEYQWLRALSGHYADFWQVTEDALVFSCEMLKLDLTPDKRKLLMGKYLELRAWPDVPPALQSLKSNGIRLAFLSNATSKILDAGIKNSGLEGVFEHVLSTDKIKTYKPDPRAYQMAIDAFNLKREEILFVPFAGWDAAGAKSFGYTTFWVNRLNLPVERLGAVPDLVGKSLTDLADFVRTSS; from the coding sequence ATGCAATTAGATCGCCGAGAGTTTCTCAATCTCGCCGCCGCAGGCGCTGCAGCTGGCTTTCTGGCGTCCATCCCGCTAGCTCATGCTAGTGCAAAACAAAAGATCAAAGCTATTGCCTTCGATGCTTTTCCGATCTTTGATCCACGATCTGTTTTTGCGCTTGCTGAGCAACTCTTCCCTGGCAGTGGCGCTGAACTCAGCAACGCATGGCGCACCAGACAGTTTGAATATCAGTGGTTGCGCGCCTTATCCGGCCACTATGCGGATTTCTGGCAGGTAACGGAAGATGCTTTGGTGTTTTCATGCGAAATGCTGAAGCTTGATTTGACTCCGGACAAACGCAAACTACTGATGGGTAAGTATCTTGAACTCAGGGCTTGGCCCGATGTGCCGCCAGCATTACAGTCACTTAAAAGTAATGGCATCCGACTGGCGTTTCTATCCAACGCAACATCCAAGATACTCGACGCAGGCATTAAGAACTCCGGACTTGAGGGTGTTTTTGAACATGTTCTTAGCACCGACAAAATAAAAACGTATAAACCCGACCCTCGCGCTTACCAGATGGCGATCGATGCGTTTAATCTGAAACGAGAGGAAATTCTCTTTGTCCCATTTGCCGGATGGGATGCGGCTGGGGCGAAGTCATTCGGTTACACAACTTTCTGGGTTAATCGTCTTAATCTTCCCGTAGAAAGGCTCGGCGCAGTGCCTGATTTGGTGGGGAAAAGCTTGACCGACTTGGCGGACTTCGTAAGAACTTCAAGTTGA
- a CDS encoding GNAT family N-acetyltransferase produces MKHCKSDDMIQLRAFAAQDEITIENWPPYPAEFAALDHALRQTGWIAQFRGQPNARIYVAEQSGELIAFTILCLNAQGEAEFRIALRADKIGRGFGRIISDRTLQIGFDELGLQRIHLIVRKNNPRAIELYRQRRFSPCGECQLVVNHKLTDFLKMELLRRDYFRPITQGAHHIGLTVSKLEESANFFVSLLGWKEVRRNEEYPAVYVSDGTMMVTLWTIKEQPSNQFNKNRNVGLHHVAFQVGNENDLNDIHERLITNDIQIEFSPELLGQGPAKHLMCYEPSGIRVEFIWPGR; encoded by the coding sequence ATGAAGCATTGCAAATCGGATGACATGATTCAATTGCGTGCTTTTGCGGCGCAAGATGAAATTACCATCGAAAACTGGCCGCCCTATCCGGCGGAATTCGCGGCTCTGGATCATGCCCTGAGACAAACTGGCTGGATTGCGCAATTCCGTGGCCAGCCGAATGCACGGATTTATGTCGCGGAGCAGTCAGGTGAACTGATCGCCTTCACTATCCTTTGCCTGAACGCGCAAGGCGAAGCCGAGTTTCGTATTGCCTTGCGTGCGGACAAAATTGGCCGTGGTTTTGGCCGGATCATCAGTGACAGAACTTTGCAGATAGGCTTCGATGAGCTTGGATTGCAACGCATTCATCTCATTGTTCGCAAAAACAACCCGAGAGCGATAGAGCTGTACAGGCAGCGGCGATTTTCCCCCTGCGGCGAATGCCAATTGGTCGTCAATCATAAGCTGACCGATTTTCTGAAGATGGAATTACTGCGCAGAGATTATTTCAGGCCGATTACCCAAGGGGCGCATCACATCGGTTTAACGGTTTCCAAGTTGGAAGAAAGTGCAAACTTCTTTGTATCCCTACTGGGCTGGAAAGAAGTACGCAGGAATGAGGAATATCCTGCCGTCTATGTCAGCGATGGCACCATGATGGTGACCCTTTGGACGATCAAGGAGCAGCCGTCTAATCAATTCAATAAGAACAGGAATGTCGGCCTGCATCATGTGGCGTTTCAGGTTGGAAATGAAAATGATCTAAACGATATACATGAAAGGCTAATCACCAACGACATCCAAATTGAATTTTCTCCAGAGCTATTAGGGCAAGGGCCTGCAAAACATCTGATGTGCTATGAACCGAGTGGAATCCGGGTCGAGTTCATTTGGCCTGGTCGCTAA
- a CDS encoding cysteine hydrolase family protein gives MTRRALIVVDVQNDYVGGELPIEFPEVQDSLRNIGTVMDAARAAAIPVVVVQNILPPNAPFMAEGSAGVALHEIVASRPYDHYVAKKLPSAFAGTDLEAWLRQRDIDTVAVVGYMTHNCNLSTMLHAFHSGFSVEFISDASGSVSYENRAGRVTAEEIHRVMSVVLQSRFAAVMSAAEWVEMLRQGNAAERDSIYRSNRRARGLEVAV, from the coding sequence ATGACACGCCGTGCTTTGATTGTTGTCGATGTCCAGAATGATTACGTTGGCGGAGAATTGCCGATTGAATTTCCCGAGGTGCAAGACTCATTGCGCAATATCGGGACAGTTATGGATGCCGCCCGCGCTGCTGCGATTCCGGTGGTGGTCGTGCAGAATATCCTGCCCCCCAACGCTCCATTCATGGCCGAAGGCTCTGCAGGAGTAGCGTTGCACGAGATCGTTGCTTCGCGTCCTTACGACCATTATGTTGCCAAGAAATTACCCAGCGCATTTGCGGGGACTGACTTGGAAGCATGGCTACGCCAGCGCGACATCGATACCGTTGCGGTGGTCGGTTATATGACTCATAACTGCAACCTATCGACCATGCTGCATGCCTTCCATAGTGGCTTCTCGGTGGAATTCATAAGCGACGCCTCCGGCTCGGTGTCGTATGAGAATCGCGCCGGTCGGGTGACGGCGGAGGAAATACATCGGGTGATGAGCGTGGTGCTGCAATCGCGCTTTGCGGCGGTGATGTCGGCTGCCGAATGGGTAGAGATGTTGCGACAGGGCAACGCAGCGGAACGCGATTCGATCTACCGATCTAACCGCAGAGCGCGCGGTTTGGAAGTCGCTGTATGA
- a CDS encoding helix-turn-helix domain-containing protein yields MKTPAKNSDLYAVIAFNGISPFHLSVPCIIFRPDANNSKVPDFKLKVCAADPSPIQTNAGYAIHATHSFAALKDAGTVIVPSWHDTAELPPKTLIDALRKAHQRGAKIVSFCLGSFVLAAAGLLDGRRATTHWKCAAELAERYPLIDVKPDVLYVDEGDIVTSAGCAAAIDCCLHLLRTEHGAEVANHIARRMVVSPFRQGGQAQFIEQPVFSSVTPDRLSLLMDWMSQNLDAAHTLDDLAERALMSRRTFTRRFRQMAGTTVGEWLLNQRLALSQRMLETTDKPIEIVAETAGFASPAIFRRSFGQAFGIKPSAYRKEFRGE; encoded by the coding sequence ATGAAAACTCCTGCAAAAAATTCGGATTTGTACGCTGTCATCGCTTTCAATGGCATCAGTCCATTTCATTTGTCAGTGCCTTGCATCATTTTTCGCCCTGACGCCAATAACAGTAAGGTGCCCGATTTCAAGCTTAAGGTGTGCGCGGCTGACCCCTCTCCCATACAGACCAACGCCGGTTATGCGATCCATGCCACACACAGTTTCGCCGCGCTCAAAGATGCAGGAACGGTCATCGTACCGAGCTGGCACGACACCGCTGAGTTACCGCCAAAAACGTTGATCGATGCGTTGCGCAAAGCTCATCAGCGCGGCGCCAAAATCGTCAGCTTTTGTCTCGGCTCATTTGTGTTGGCTGCGGCAGGACTGCTGGATGGTCGCAGGGCAACCACCCATTGGAAATGTGCGGCTGAATTGGCAGAGCGGTATCCGCTCATCGATGTAAAGCCTGATGTCTTGTATGTAGACGAGGGGGACATCGTTACTTCTGCCGGATGTGCCGCAGCCATAGACTGCTGCCTGCATTTGCTGCGTACGGAGCATGGAGCCGAAGTCGCAAATCACATTGCACGACGCATGGTCGTTTCCCCATTTCGGCAGGGAGGGCAGGCTCAATTCATCGAACAACCCGTATTCAGCTCGGTTACACCGGACCGTCTTTCTCTACTGATGGATTGGATGTCCCAAAATCTGGATGCTGCGCATACTCTGGACGATCTGGCAGAACGGGCATTGATGAGCCGCCGAACGTTTACGCGCCGGTTTCGCCAGATGGCAGGAACAACCGTTGGGGAATGGTTGCTGAACCAGCGTTTGGCCTTGTCGCAACGCATGCTTGAAACGACCGACAAGCCGATTGAGATCGTTGCAGAAACGGCCGGGTTTGCTTCGCCCGCGATATTCCGCCGCAGTTTCGGACAAGCATTCGGCATCAAACCTTCAGCCTATCGCAAAGAGTTTCGCGGCGAGTAG
- a CDS encoding cupin domain-containing protein, which produces MVINLEGVVSANWRDLPAKEIFPGIRKRILWQGANGAKAQILEIDAGAKFTTLDTHSPGPEEIFVVSGVFCDGVHDYSAGTFIHNPVDSAHIPQSKHGCVIFVYFPEG; this is translated from the coding sequence ATGGTGATTAACCTTGAAGGCGTAGTTTCGGCGAATTGGCGAGACCTTCCTGCGAAGGAAATCTTTCCGGGGATTCGAAAACGTATTCTCTGGCAGGGAGCGAACGGTGCCAAGGCCCAGATTCTCGAAATCGACGCCGGTGCCAAATTCACAACCCTTGATACCCACTCTCCCGGCCCTGAAGAAATCTTCGTGGTATCTGGCGTGTTTTGCGACGGTGTCCACGATTATTCGGCAGGTACTTTCATTCACAATCCCGTTGACTCCGCGCATATCCCCCAGTCAAAGCATGGCTGTGTAATCTTTGTATATTTCCCTGAGGGTTGA
- a CDS encoding PAS domain S-box protein, giving the protein MDGPRLNRLSKLDIKRIVLIYAVFAGLWIVLSDEALEWFIGDSSTLQIAQTFKGWFYVAVTSLLLYFLLKRTVERNDSTYEPQQYVGLVNWKPWQQYLFAATVTLTTLLLRESISISFGERPLLILFMFPVILSAAIGGFGPGMISTFIAAVYVIFIDFSTAASLQLEHSYDLLQLGFLIVNGLLVSILSLMLHEARHKSDQERKKALASLDEKSRALQLLDAITEGSTDAIFVKDVDGRYLLFNQAAARFVGKSVQEVIGKDDAGIFPPDQAALIQRNDREVMQDNRVTTFQENLDTKDGKSFFLATKGPLHDDAGNVTGVFGISRDITGIKTTEFALRRERDLSQRYLDTAQSIMVALDDAGRITMISRYGCELLGYRENELLDENWFKTCLPQPEGMETILPIFRRILAGDLEGHQHMENAVLCRDGSQRMISWRNNYFRNEAGNIVGTLSSGEDVTDRRKAEEALRASEETYRSLFEHMLNGFAHCRMLYVNGRPDDFIYLNVNDAFTSQTGLKDVAGRKVSEVIPGIREADPELFEKYGRVASGGKPEHFELFVQALDMWFAVSVYSPKPEHFVAVFDVVTERKKAELALRESEEQFRALVEQSLAGIYILQDGQLRYVNPGFAAIFGYNSPDALIDMVPAIELVIPQDREKVLEITSKREPGESDAIHYTTKGLRRDGASIDLEVYGRRYQYAGHTAIIGMLLDITARKQAQAQRDLFSDALRQSAHPLLLADAEFQITYVNPAFSNLFGYPLADVAGRHVSLIIPATGKYTSERDEIIIHLQESGNWSGEVDRLASDGSLIPTAVTIALIRGEGGKCAGYVASYLDLRPLREKELTLRKLSLAVEQSPESIYITDLNGNIEYVNESFVRNTGYGLNEIIGRNPRILHSGKTPRSTHEDLWQNLLAGNTWQGEFYNKRKDGSEYTEHAIISPIRQPDGRITHYVSVQEDITEKKRAEAEINRLAFYDTLTGLPNRSLLLERMAQTLAMTRRFSHHSAMISFNIDRFKTINDAGGQTLGDALLRAVSERLIYSMREGDVVARISGDEFGILLTDLSPQHQTAAHLALHISEKIHSGLREPLHIGNEHLALTACLGIALFPESDEDQPLDILRRANTALHHAKTRGRGQTAFFEGALDEIAKQRFDIERELHQAITADELRVFLQPQVDAAGSIVGAEALVRWQHPQRGLVAPGAFIPIAEESNLIVEIGNWVFTEVCRLLTREDMVALPIRIAVNISPRHFRQPDFIDQIKNGLASTGADPTHLTLEVTEGLVIDNINDVIAKMTELSAMGIHFSMDDFGTGYSSLSYLKRLPIHELKIDKSFIQDLTIDPEDDALVEAILAVAKLMHVKVVAEGVETVEQAAFLNLRGPVIHQGYLFGKPELAETVIANFVGKN; this is encoded by the coding sequence ATGGATGGCCCCCGACTTAACCGTTTGAGCAAACTTGATATCAAAAGGATCGTTCTGATCTATGCCGTCTTTGCCGGACTGTGGATTGTGCTTTCGGACGAGGCTTTGGAATGGTTTATCGGAGACTCGTCAACCCTCCAGATCGCACAAACTTTCAAGGGCTGGTTTTACGTAGCAGTCACATCCCTGTTGCTCTACTTCCTGCTTAAACGAACAGTCGAACGGAACGACAGCACCTACGAACCGCAACAATACGTCGGCCTTGTCAACTGGAAGCCCTGGCAACAATATCTTTTCGCAGCAACAGTCACGCTCACCACATTGCTGTTGCGCGAAAGCATCTCCATATCTTTCGGGGAACGACCTCTGCTGATTCTGTTCATGTTCCCCGTCATTCTGAGCGCGGCGATCGGTGGATTCGGTCCCGGCATGATCTCCACTTTCATTGCAGCTGTTTACGTCATCTTTATTGATTTTTCCACTGCCGCAAGCTTGCAGTTGGAGCATTCCTACGACTTGCTTCAACTGGGATTCCTGATCGTAAACGGCTTGCTCGTCAGCATCCTGAGCCTGATGCTGCACGAAGCACGACACAAATCCGACCAGGAACGCAAAAAAGCGCTGGCCAGCCTGGATGAAAAATCCCGGGCATTGCAACTGCTCGATGCCATTACCGAAGGTTCCACCGATGCGATTTTCGTCAAGGATGTCGATGGACGCTACCTGCTGTTCAATCAGGCCGCGGCACGCTTCGTCGGGAAGTCCGTTCAGGAGGTCATTGGCAAGGATGACGCCGGTATCTTTCCGCCCGATCAGGCCGCTCTCATCCAGAGAAACGACCGCGAGGTGATGCAGGACAATCGCGTCACGACTTTTCAGGAGAATCTCGACACCAAAGACGGCAAATCGTTTTTCCTTGCCACCAAGGGCCCATTGCATGACGACGCAGGCAACGTGACCGGCGTGTTCGGCATATCACGCGACATCACCGGGATCAAGACGACCGAATTTGCGTTGCGCCGCGAACGCGACCTCAGCCAGCGCTACCTCGATACGGCCCAGAGCATCATGGTCGCCTTGGATGATGCCGGTCGCATCACCATGATCTCCCGCTACGGCTGTGAGTTACTGGGTTACCGCGAAAACGAACTGCTGGATGAAAACTGGTTCAAGACGTGTCTGCCGCAGCCGGAAGGAATGGAGACCATCCTGCCGATATTCCGCCGGATCCTGGCGGGAGACCTTGAAGGTCATCAGCATATGGAAAATGCGGTGCTTTGCCGCGACGGCAGTCAGCGGATGATCTCCTGGCGTAATAATTATTTCAGGAACGAAGCGGGCAACATCGTCGGCACGCTCAGCTCGGGCGAGGACGTTACCGATCGCAGAAAAGCGGAGGAAGCCCTGCGCGCGAGCGAGGAGACTTACCGCTCGCTGTTCGAGCACATGCTCAACGGCTTTGCCCATTGCCGCATGCTATATGTGAACGGCCGCCCCGATGATTTCATCTACCTGAACGTCAACGACGCGTTCACCTCCCAAACCGGACTGAAAGATGTCGCCGGACGCAAGGTCAGCGAAGTCATTCCCGGGATCCGCGAGGCCGATCCGGAATTGTTCGAGAAATACGGACGTGTCGCTTCGGGTGGCAAACCTGAACACTTTGAACTTTTCGTTCAAGCTTTGGATATGTGGTTCGCGGTTTCGGTATACAGCCCAAAGCCGGAACATTTCGTCGCCGTGTTCGATGTCGTCACCGAACGGAAAAAGGCAGAACTGGCGCTGCGCGAAAGCGAGGAACAGTTCCGCGCGCTGGTGGAACAATCCCTGGCCGGAATATACATCCTTCAGGATGGTCAGCTCCGTTACGTCAATCCCGGTTTCGCCGCAATCTTTGGCTATAACTCGCCGGATGCGTTGATAGATATGGTGCCCGCCATCGAACTAGTCATCCCGCAGGATCGTGAAAAGGTATTGGAAATAACCAGCAAACGCGAACCGGGAGAATCTGATGCCATCCATTACACCACCAAAGGCCTGCGCCGCGACGGTGCAAGTATCGATCTGGAGGTATATGGGCGCCGTTATCAATATGCAGGACATACGGCCATCATTGGCATGCTTCTGGATATTACCGCACGCAAACAGGCCCAAGCGCAGCGCGACCTGTTCAGCGACGCACTGCGCCAGTCGGCGCACCCGCTATTGCTGGCTGACGCCGAGTTCCAAATCACCTATGTCAATCCAGCCTTCTCAAATCTATTCGGTTACCCGCTGGCAGATGTGGCAGGCAGGCATGTCTCGCTCATCATCCCCGCCACCGGCAAGTACACATCCGAACGCGATGAAATTATCATACATCTCCAAGAGTCCGGAAATTGGTCGGGCGAGGTGGACAGATTAGCCAGCGATGGTTCGCTGATCCCCACCGCAGTGACCATCGCTTTGATCCGGGGCGAAGGCGGCAAGTGCGCCGGGTATGTGGCCAGCTACCTCGACCTGCGACCGCTGCGTGAAAAAGAGTTGACGTTGCGCAAACTCTCTCTGGCAGTAGAACAAAGTCCGGAGAGTATCTATATCACGGACCTCAATGGCAATATCGAATACGTCAATGAATCTTTTGTGCGCAACACCGGCTATGGCCTCAACGAAATCATCGGCCGCAACCCGCGTATCCTGCATTCAGGCAAGACGCCGAGAAGCACGCATGAAGATCTCTGGCAAAACCTGCTGGCCGGCAATACCTGGCAGGGGGAGTTCTACAACAAACGCAAGGACGGCAGCGAATACACCGAACACGCCATCATCAGCCCGATCCGCCAGCCGGACGGGCGCATTACGCACTATGTGTCAGTTCAGGAAGATATCACCGAAAAAAAGCGCGCCGAAGCCGAGATCAACCGCCTGGCCTTCTATGACACACTCACGGGACTTCCCAATCGCTCCCTGCTGCTGGAGCGTATGGCTCAGACCCTGGCCATGACCCGTCGATTCAGCCATCACAGCGCGATGATCTCGTTCAACATCGATCGCTTCAAGACCATCAACGATGCGGGCGGCCAGACACTGGGAGATGCACTGCTCAGGGCGGTGAGCGAACGGCTGATTTACAGCATGCGTGAAGGAGATGTCGTTGCACGTATTTCCGGGGACGAGTTCGGCATCCTGCTGACCGACCTTTCACCGCAACATCAAACTGCTGCGCATCTTGCCCTGCATATCTCGGAGAAAATTCATTCCGGTCTGCGGGAACCACTGCATATCGGCAATGAACACCTCGCTCTCACTGCATGCCTTGGCATCGCGCTCTTCCCGGAAAGCGACGAAGACCAGCCGCTGGACATCCTTCGCCGCGCCAATACCGCGCTCCATCACGCCAAAACGAGGGGAAGAGGACAGACTGCATTCTTTGAAGGCGCTTTGGATGAGATTGCCAAGCAACGCTTCGATATCGAACGCGAATTGCACCAAGCCATCACGGCCGACGAGTTGAGGGTGTTCCTGCAGCCACAGGTGGATGCGGCAGGCAGCATCGTCGGGGCGGAAGCGCTGGTACGCTGGCAACATCCGCAACGCGGACTGGTAGCGCCGGGCGCATTCATCCCGATCGCGGAGGAATCGAATCTCATCGTCGAGATCGGCAACTGGGTATTCACCGAAGTTTGCCGTCTGCTGACGCGCGAGGATATGGTTGCCCTGCCGATCCGCATCGCGGTCAACATCAGTCCGCGTCATTTCCGCCAGCCCGATTTCATCGACCAGATCAAGAACGGGCTCGCCAGCACAGGCGCCGACCCGACGCACCTCACATTGGAAGTGACGGAAGGTCTGGTGATCGACAACATCAATGATGTGATCGCCAAAATGACCGAATTAAGCGCGATGGGCATTCACTTTTCGATGGACGACTTCGGTACCGGCTATTCTTCGCTGTCCTACCTGAAGCGCCTGCCCATCCATGAACTCAAGATAGACAAGAGTTTTATCCAGGATCTGACCATCGATCCCGAGGACGACGCCCTGGTTGAAGCCATTCTTGCCGTGGCAAAACTCATGCACGTGAAAGTTGTGGCAGAAGGCGTGGAGACAGTCGAACAGGCCGCGTTCCTGAATCTGCGCGGTCCGGTCATCCATCAGGGCTATCTGTTCGGCAAGCCGGAACTGGCTGAAACCGTAATCGCGAACTTCGTCGGAAAAAATTAG